In Bacteroidia bacterium, a single genomic region encodes these proteins:
- the mltG gene encoding endolytic transglycosylase MltG, protein MDSYEVSPVRKKKRILLIAILSALLIISVAATWILNAAFSKAAQKDFVLYVKQSTTLQDVVKILQDNEVLSTPFNFKITAFLMGLKMPKVGAYKIEKGFSNAKIAHLLLKGRQTPINVVFRTVRTPEDFAEFVAEKFNLHADSMLAALKNNQLLKEFGVKDTTVMSILIPDTYQMYWTATPKEIIQKFYQAYQKFWNAERIQKANEMGLTPLQVIILASIVEAETQKNDEKPTIAGVYLNRYFKKMKLQADPTVVFAAQDFTIKRVAGDILKIDSPYNTYLYEGLPPGPINNPSKISIDAVLNYQKHNYLFFCAKPDFSGYHVFAQDYQTHKKNAKSYQQALNARGIE, encoded by the coding sequence ATGGATAGTTACGAGGTATCACCTGTTCGTAAAAAAAAGCGAATTCTACTCATTGCTATTCTAAGTGCTTTGCTTATCATATCGGTAGCTGCAACATGGATTTTAAACGCAGCTTTTTCTAAGGCTGCGCAAAAAGATTTTGTTTTGTATGTAAAACAAAGCACAACTCTACAAGACGTAGTCAAAATATTGCAAGATAATGAGGTTCTTTCAACTCCATTTAATTTCAAAATTACAGCCTTTTTAATGGGACTAAAAATGCCCAAGGTAGGTGCTTACAAAATTGAAAAAGGCTTTTCCAACGCCAAAATTGCTCACCTTCTTCTCAAAGGTAGACAAACACCCATAAATGTTGTGTTTAGAACTGTCCGAACTCCTGAAGACTTTGCCGAATTTGTTGCAGAAAAATTTAACCTGCATGCCGATAGCATGTTAGCAGCTTTGAAAAACAACCAACTACTGAAAGAATTCGGCGTAAAAGATACCACAGTAATGAGTATTCTCATACCCGATACTTACCAAATGTATTGGACAGCTACCCCTAAGGAAATCATTCAAAAATTCTATCAAGCTTATCAAAAATTTTGGAACGCAGAGCGCATCCAAAAAGCAAATGAAATGGGCTTAACCCCCTTGCAGGTAATTATTTTAGCTTCTATTGTTGAAGCGGAAACGCAAAAAAATGACGAAAAGCCTACTATTGCAGGCGTTTATCTTAATAGGTACTTCAAAAAAATGAAGCTGCAGGCAGACCCAACAGTAGTGTTTGCAGCCCAAGACTTTACCATCAAGCGTGTGGCAGGGGATATTCTCAAAATAGACAGTCCTTACAATACGTATCTGTACGAAGGGCTACCCCCTGGACCTATCAACAATCCCTCTAAAATTTCTATTGACGCAGTGCTGAACTATCAAAAACACAACTATTTATTCTTTTGTGCAAAGCCTGACTTTTCGGGCTATCATGTATTTGCCCAAGATTATCAAACTCATAAAAAAAATGCTAAGTCGTATCAGCAAGCCTTGAACGCAAGAGGTATTGAGTAG